From a single Ailuropoda melanoleuca isolate Jingjing chromosome 12, ASM200744v2, whole genome shotgun sequence genomic region:
- the LOC100465176 gene encoding zinc finger protein 773 isoform X1, producing the protein MAAAARRDLAQVPIAADLLPDHAEGHVTFEDVAVYFSWEEWGLLDEAQRLLYRDVMLENFSLMASLGLASSRTHEITQLEWWREPFLPPCGVLTAAMPRGWRHRAEAEEAPREQSVHIEGVLRAKLQHQKLHCGGKPLRREGGEGGKDFPISSGFLNHQVTRGGGEPQRSTKSGEAFHPGKRHYKCSECGKAFGQKYLLVQHQRLHTGEKPYECSECGKLFSHKSNLFIHQIVHTGERPYGCSECGKSFSRNADLIQHQRVHTGEKPFTCSECGKAFRHNSTLVQHHRIHTGVRPYECSECGKFFSFNSSLMKHQRVHTGERPYQCSECGKFYSHKSSLINHWRVHTGERPYECSECGKFFSQSSSLMQHRKVHTGEKPFKCNECGRFFSENSSLVKHQRVHTGARPYECRECGKFFRHSSSLVKHRRIHTGEMPYECSNCGKSFSQRFNLIQHQKVHSGEKS; encoded by the exons ATGGCGGCGGCCGCGCGGAGGGACTTGGCTCAG GTTCCTATTGCTGCAGATTTGCTTCCAGACCATGCAGAG GGCCATGTGACCTTTGAGGATGTGGCTGTCTACTTCTCTTGGGAGGAGTGGGGGCTCCTTGATGAAGCCCAGAGACTCCTGTACCGtgatgtgatgctggagaactttTCACTGATGGCCTCTCTGG GACTTGCATCTTCCAGGACACATGAAATTACCCAACTGGAGTGGTGGAGAGAACCCTTTTTGCCTCCCTGTGGAGTCTTGACTGCAGCCATGCCAAGAG GTTGGCGGCATAGAGCAGAGGCTGAGGAAGCTCCTCGTGAACAGAGTGTTCATATAGAAGGAGTGCTCAGAGCAAAACTTCAACACCAGAAGCTGCACTGTGGAGGGAAACCTTTAAgaagagaaggtggggagggtggaAAGGACTTCCCAATTAGTTCTGGTTTTCTTAACCATCAGGTGACCCGTGGCGGAGGGGAGCCACAAAGGAGCACCAAAAGTGGGGAGGCCTTTCACCCTGGAAAAAGGCATTACaaatgcagtgaatgtgggaaagcctttggTCAGAAATACTTACTTGTTCAGCACCAGAGACTACATACTGGAGAAAAGCCTTatgaatgcagtgaatgtgggaaattaTTTAGCCATAAATCAAACCTTTTTATACATCAAAtagttcacactggagaaaggccttatggGTGTAGTGAATGTGGAAAATCCTTTAGCCGCAATGCTGACCTCATTCAACACcagagagttcacactggagaaaagccTTTTACatgcagtgaatgtggaaaagccttcaggCATAATTCCACACTTGTTCAGCATCATAGGATCCACACTGGAGTGAGGCCTTATGAGTGCAGCGAATGTGGGAAATTCTTTAGCTTTAACTCAAGCCTCATGAAACAtcagagagttcacactggagaaagacCTTATcagtgcagtgaatgtgggaaattctATAGCCACAAGTCAAGCCTTATTAATCATTGGAGggttcacactggagaaaggccttatgagtgcagCGAATGTGGGAAGTTTTTTAGCCAAAGCTCTAGCCTCATGCAACATCGGaaagttcacactggagaaaagccTTTTAAATGCAATGAATGTGGAAGATTCTTTAGCGAGAATTCCAGCCTCGTTAAACATCAGAGGGTTCACACTGGAGCAAGACCTTATGAATGCAGGGAATGTGGGAAATTTTTTCGCCACAGCTCCAGCCTTGTTAAACATCGGAGGATTCACACGGGAGAAATGCCTTATGAGTGCAGCAACTGTGGGAAATCATTTAGCCAGCGTTTCAACCTCATTCAGCACCAGAAAGTTCACAGTGGAGAAAAGTCTTGA
- the LOC100465176 gene encoding zinc finger protein 773 isoform X2 yields MAAAARRDLAQGHVTFEDVAVYFSWEEWGLLDEAQRLLYRDVMLENFSLMASLGLASSRTHEITQLEWWREPFLPPCGVLTAAMPRGWRHRAEAEEAPREQSVHIEGVLRAKLQHQKLHCGGKPLRREGGEGGKDFPISSGFLNHQVTRGGGEPQRSTKSGEAFHPGKRHYKCSECGKAFGQKYLLVQHQRLHTGEKPYECSECGKLFSHKSNLFIHQIVHTGERPYGCSECGKSFSRNADLIQHQRVHTGEKPFTCSECGKAFRHNSTLVQHHRIHTGVRPYECSECGKFFSFNSSLMKHQRVHTGERPYQCSECGKFYSHKSSLINHWRVHTGERPYECSECGKFFSQSSSLMQHRKVHTGEKPFKCNECGRFFSENSSLVKHQRVHTGARPYECRECGKFFRHSSSLVKHRRIHTGEMPYECSNCGKSFSQRFNLIQHQKVHSGEKS; encoded by the exons ATGGCGGCGGCCGCGCGGAGGGACTTGGCTCAG GGCCATGTGACCTTTGAGGATGTGGCTGTCTACTTCTCTTGGGAGGAGTGGGGGCTCCTTGATGAAGCCCAGAGACTCCTGTACCGtgatgtgatgctggagaactttTCACTGATGGCCTCTCTGG GACTTGCATCTTCCAGGACACATGAAATTACCCAACTGGAGTGGTGGAGAGAACCCTTTTTGCCTCCCTGTGGAGTCTTGACTGCAGCCATGCCAAGAG GTTGGCGGCATAGAGCAGAGGCTGAGGAAGCTCCTCGTGAACAGAGTGTTCATATAGAAGGAGTGCTCAGAGCAAAACTTCAACACCAGAAGCTGCACTGTGGAGGGAAACCTTTAAgaagagaaggtggggagggtggaAAGGACTTCCCAATTAGTTCTGGTTTTCTTAACCATCAGGTGACCCGTGGCGGAGGGGAGCCACAAAGGAGCACCAAAAGTGGGGAGGCCTTTCACCCTGGAAAAAGGCATTACaaatgcagtgaatgtgggaaagcctttggTCAGAAATACTTACTTGTTCAGCACCAGAGACTACATACTGGAGAAAAGCCTTatgaatgcagtgaatgtgggaaattaTTTAGCCATAAATCAAACCTTTTTATACATCAAAtagttcacactggagaaaggccttatggGTGTAGTGAATGTGGAAAATCCTTTAGCCGCAATGCTGACCTCATTCAACACcagagagttcacactggagaaaagccTTTTACatgcagtgaatgtggaaaagccttcaggCATAATTCCACACTTGTTCAGCATCATAGGATCCACACTGGAGTGAGGCCTTATGAGTGCAGCGAATGTGGGAAATTCTTTAGCTTTAACTCAAGCCTCATGAAACAtcagagagttcacactggagaaagacCTTATcagtgcagtgaatgtgggaaattctATAGCCACAAGTCAAGCCTTATTAATCATTGGAGggttcacactggagaaaggccttatgagtgcagCGAATGTGGGAAGTTTTTTAGCCAAAGCTCTAGCCTCATGCAACATCGGaaagttcacactggagaaaagccTTTTAAATGCAATGAATGTGGAAGATTCTTTAGCGAGAATTCCAGCCTCGTTAAACATCAGAGGGTTCACACTGGAGCAAGACCTTATGAATGCAGGGAATGTGGGAAATTTTTTCGCCACAGCTCCAGCCTTGTTAAACATCGGAGGATTCACACGGGAGAAATGCCTTATGAGTGCAGCAACTGTGGGAAATCATTTAGCCAGCGTTTCAACCTCATTCAGCACCAGAAAGTTCACAGTGGAGAAAAGTCTTGA